The proteins below come from a single Cryptococcus gattii WM276 chromosome D, complete sequence genomic window:
- a CDS encoding uncharacterized protein (Similar to TIGR gene model, INSD accession AAW43103.1) has protein sequence MFPNKSAVQDPAKGNAKSIEQASEDKLQGLVEENADSTDSSLRYAAYLRRVRDVARAGSRYTAYTSDVGEAFRPVVPPWVVTAAYGVSWAYLIGDVSFTTYKSSQLGPSPIEAANMSERTRLAMVAVKRSVFQAVASMALPAFTIHTAVKYAGRAFAKSQNATLRRWGPTAIGIGIVPALPYLFDHPVEQATEALFEKLEESYFKKNVLESEPKREL, from the exons ATGTTTCCCAACAAATCTGCAGTTCAAGATCCGGCCAAAGGGAATGCCAAGTCTATAGAACAGGCTTCCGAAGATAAATTGCAAGGCCTTGTCGAAGAGAATG CCGATTCCACCGACTCCAGCCTCCGATATG CTGCATATCTCAGGCGTGTTAGGGATGTTGCCAGGGCTGGCTCTCGTTATACCGCTTATA CCAGTGACGTTGGAGAGGCGTTCCGACCAGTTGTACCCCCTTGGGTGGTCACAGCCGCCTATGGTGTTTCATGGGCCTATTTGATCGGTGATGTCTCATTTACAACCTACAAATCTTCTCAGCTCGGTCCTTCGCCCATCGAAGCGGCCAACATGTCAGAGCGCACCCGTTTAGCTATGGTTGCTGTCAAGCGATCCGTCTTCCAGGCCGTAGCTTCCATGGCCTTGCCTGCCTTCACGATTCACACTGCCGTCAAGTACGCCGGACGAGCTTTTGCCAAGAGCCAAAATGCTACCttgaggagatggggaCCTACAGCTATTGGTATTGGTATTGTGCCCGCCCTTCCTTACTTGTTCGATCACCCA GTGGAGCAAGCCACCGAGGCCTTGTTTGAAAAGCTTGAAGAGAGTTATTTCAAGAAGAACGTGTTGGAATCTGAACCTAAACGAGAATTATAG
- a CDS encoding uncharacterized protein (Similar to SGTC gene model, INSD accession EAL21114.1) yields the protein MPPLPFHLSTILRPLSPSLATARLKSNVFALVLFSLRNFFPPFRAVRSLVLQACDAAQGRVGREKSFGEVGLGLGEALMTLILVWNIIEAIVALQYPSTYVPPQPKGMELTPTKISSPLTRSYSPRPSTPSQAIPRQLYRPSPSSLNQVQQTPAAPSQAVARTALSNSTSTPLSSSTAKILNLPPTESPSNGLFYERSQERSQGTAGTSGTASMGGDFVLVDRDEKEWVDNVWKGVRGKAGRVGL from the exons AtgcctcctctccctttccatctctcAACAATTCTCCGAcccctctcaccatcgCTCGCTACAGCTCGCCTCAAATCCAACGTCTTCGCCCTCGTCCTATTTTCTCTTAGAAACTTTTTCCCGCCATTTAGAGCAGTCAGATCTTTGGTACTGCAAGCCTGTGACGCTGCGCAAGGAAGAGTTGGCAGAGAAAAGAGTTTTGGAGAGGTGGGATTAGGATTAGGGG AGGCTTTGATGACCTTAATACTTGTGTGGAATATCATCGAGGCAATTGTAGCCTTGCAGTATCCCTCAACATACGTGCCTCCTCAACCCAAAGGGATGGAGTTGACGCCTACAAAGATATCTTCTCCTCTA ACACGATCTTACTCCCCTCGCCCATCAACGCCCTCACAGGCGATACCTCGCCAACTCTATCGTCCATCCCCGTCATCCTTGAATCAAGTTCAGCAGACTCCGGCCGCGCCGTCCCAAGCCGTTGCACGAACTGCTCTGAGTAATTCTACCTCTACTCCTCTTTCCAGTTCTACAGCCAAGATCCTCAATCTTCCTCCGACTGAATCACCTAGCAATGGGCTTTTCTACGAAAGGAGCCAAGAGAGATCTCAAGGGACGGCCGGAACCAGTGGAACAGCAAGCATGGGAGGAGATTTTGTGCTTGTTGACAGGGACGAAAAGGAATGGGTGGATAATGTGTGGAAGGGCGTTAGGGGCAAGGCAGGACGGGTGGGATTATAG
- a CDS encoding uncharacterized protein (Similar to TIGR gene model, INSD accession AAW43091.1) encodes MRIYADTGADTSDITASAVQSDTSDQASASPSASPSSSPSNVESASPSASESPTASPSPSGQASSSPSPSASAGPSASASPSASESPSQSAEQSQSASSSPSDTSSGGASSSAAPTSSPSSVTQSETFSSQVPSSTTQSSQVQNSAVQSSTSQSSSTHVTSTGLSTSTSPSSSSSNTAETTVASALSITTTDSAGHTITTAPSMLTQQLTSTDAAGKVYTVTQIVHNPSGIGSSSAADSDSGFFSNSGAVAGTFVAVGLVATAGIMAFVIFMLRRRRRQRLDRDVSAAASAAAAAAAHSRSAYDDEDDQPSMAQYGGYYAATTPSNTDIHTQPQPDMVPYHDYEDPAGGYDPYAVNMVNLGPSNERLSTSTEPGMAGFGATSAQVNYAVQDPYAQDPNGQEYMAEPHQPDFSMPVHEQHEGYYFDPSQAYAYAQEDAYDAFHDNIQDQYIPEQPAAGHRRNGSDGSVARSRGERGLKVTNV; translated from the exons ATGCGGATATATGCAGACACCGGTGCCGATACTTCCGACATTACGGCTTCCGCTGTTCAGTCGGACACTTCGGATCAGGCTTCTGCTTCTCCTTCCGCTtccccttcatcttctccttccaaCGTCGAATCAGCTTCCCCTTCAGCTTCAGAGAGTCCCACAGCTTCACCATCGCCCAGTGGACAGGCTTCTTCGTCCCCTTCGCCATCAGCATCCGCCGGCCCGAGTGCCAGTGCCAGTCCGAGTGCAAGCGAATCACCCAGCCAGTCTGCAGAACAAAGCCAATCTGCTTCGTCTTCACCATCTGATACGTCAAGTGGAGGGGCAAGTTCGAGCGCAGCTCCAACCTCTAGCCCATCCTCCGTAACACAGAGCGAGACGTTCTCAAGCCAGGTACCATC ATCGACGACCCAATCGTCTCAAGTCCAAAACTCTGCCGTCCAGTCATCGACTTCACAATCCTCTTCTACTCATGTAACTTCTACAGGCTTATCCACTTCCACCTCTccatcatcgtcatcatcaaaCACGGCCGAAACCACGGTTGCCAGTGCGTTGTCCATCACCACTACCGACTCTGCTGGCCATACTATTACCACCGCTCCTTCTATGCTTACGCAACAGCTCACTTCAACCGATGCAGCTGGTAAAGTGTACACCGTCACCCAGATCGTCCATAACCCTTCAGGTATTGGCTCATCGTCTGCTGCGGATAGCGACTCTGGTTTTTTCAGCAACTCTGGTGCCGTAGCGGGCACATTTGTTGCTGTTGGTCTAGTAGCCACTGCCGGTATCATGGCGTTCGTCATCTTCATGCTTCGTCGTCGACGCCGTCAGCGTCTCGACCGTGACGTTTCGGCTGCTGCgtctgctgctgccgccgcTGCAGCTCATTCTCGCTCAGCATacgatgatgaagatgatcaGCCTTCAATGGCACAGTACGGAGGTTACTATGCTGCAACTACGCCAAGCAACACAGATATCCATACTCAGCCTCAGCCCGACATGGTCCCGTACCACGATTATGAAGACCCTGCTGGAGGGTATGACCCTTATGCCGTCAACATGGTTAACCTTGGGCCCTCAAATGAAAGGCTATCGACCTCTACAGAGCCTGGTATGGCTGGTTTCGGTGCTACAAGCGCTCAGGTCAACTATGCTGTCCAGGATCCTTACGCTCAAGACCCTAACGGTCAAGAATACATGGCTGAGCCCCATCAGCCTGATTTCTCCATGCCGGTCCATGAGCAGCATGAGGGTTATTACTTTGACCCCAGCCAGGCATATGCATACGCACAGGAAGACGCGTATGATGCTTTCCACGACAACATCCAAGACCAGTATATACCTGAGCAGCCGGCGGCGGGACATAGACGTAATGGGAGCGATGGGAGTGTTGCGCGATCTAGGGGGGAGAGAGGACTCAAGGTGACAAACGTTTAG
- a CDS encoding uncharacterized protein (Similar to TIGR gene model, INSD accession AAW42982.1): MPSFPSKGGVPMLGQAGPSRQAYLIKLPEDIISALESSQGASVAVGMDGSVTLNVPDQDPMLLDARPASTASEIHRLSSGPQPTLKLAALATTRLNIPFSSTSTARAADKLRTQTDALEKQRKERALKLDGIKRHTDRIASGTTSAPMAVTASAPGAVWGSGTGTGSIPLKTRVMQYLAMGETTQEDLCRRMGGDEQNVMRVVKVVGRPSKAQPGSWSLQPNQYSKIKLGAGQWPYTYAEQQQVIQLAHAAFDELDLPANAEERMEFEKKERDASNAFANRSSDESEKNTPQLSNTATLQSNAVTLVREREKARTESPSPVMRQKIPTKRGPQSKIAKERAKFVAERQRAGTGSLPNIKGPNGIASPRLGPTASPSVSPEKKDSSKYENGEYKEKEMVKGKERKDEKEKEKRREEKKDREREKEKSREEDSSTVSKAKRSKTAYDYSSDENAASNQIEIKATKTKSVSHKKIEDSPREKPVPLAEIVQKREKRGRKVDYSDSSEEEGEIRGRPKAKIISDDAARPNKHKRRDSESRRKPSKDRNDNNKRDAEGRRIGDNLRTQSQQPKSSRETSLHRSPPEMTVNLASRRSQPADPEALRDRYEELYPAYNLLANKLSKIHQMAESGEEVGSSEAEIKKMVGKWEKWHKELTEIRRWFGEV, encoded by the exons ATGCCCTCTTTTCCATCAAAGGGTGGAGTGCCTATGCTTGGTCAGGCGGGCCCATCACGACAAGCTTACCTCATTAAACTCCCAGAGGACATAATATCTGCACTTGAAAGCTCACAAGGAGCATCTGTGGCTGTTGGCATGGACGGCAGCGTG ACGCTCAATGTACCCGATCAAGATCCTATGCTCCTCGATGCTCGTCCTGCTTCTACGGCATCTGAAATACATCGTCTGTCCTCTGGTCCTCAACCGACTTTGAAGCTTGCTGCTCTAGCAACCACTCGTCTCAATATCCCCTTCTCATCGACCTCTACAGCTCGTGCAGCCGATAAGTTGCGTACCCAGACAGATGCCCTTGAAAAGCAAAGAAAGGAGCGTGCTCTCAAATTAGACGGCATTAAGCGACATACCGATCGGATAGCGTCGGGAACAACGTCGGCGCCGATGGCTGTGACAGCGTCCGCCCCCGGCGCTGTTTGGGGCTCTGGTACAGGGACAGGCAGCATCCCCCTGAAAACAAGAGTCATGCAGTACCTAGCGATGGGCGAGACTACTCAGGAGGATCTATGTCGACGAATGGGAGGAGATGAACAAAATGTCATGCGAGTAGTTAAAGTG GTTGGCCGGCCTTCCAAAGCACAACCGGGATCATGGTCTCTGCAACCTAATCAGTATTCAAAAATCAAACTTGGTGCTGGTCAGTGGCCTTACACTTATGCTGAACAACAACAAGTCATCCAACTCGCACATGCTGCTTTTGATGAGCTTGACTTGCCTGCCAATGCCGAAGAGCGAATGGAATTtgagaaaaaggagagagatGCATCGAACGCCTTTGCTAATCGATCCTCTGACGAATCAGAGAAAAACACACCCCAGCTCTCTAATACTGCGACGCTACAATCGAACGCAGTCACCTTAGTGCGGGAACGGGAAAAGGCTCGCACCGAATCTCCTTCCCCGGTCATGAGACAGAAGATACCTACAAAACGAGGTCCTCAGTCAAAAATTGCAAAGGAGAGAGCCAAGTTTGTGGCGGAGAGGCAAAGAGCAGGTACTGGAAGTCTGCCTAATATTAAGGGGCCAAACGGGATTGCCAGTCCTAGGCTAGGTCCTACAGCCAGTCCCTCTGTCTCTCCTGAGAAGAAAGATTCTAGTAAGTATGAGAATGGAGAATATaaggagaaggagatggttaagggaaaagaaagaaaagacgaaaaggagaaagagaagaggcgagaagagaaaaaagacagggagagggagaaagaaaagagtCGTGAGGAGGACTCGTCCACAGTATCGAAGGCGAAACGCTCCAAAACTGCCTACGATTACTCTTCAGACGAGAACGCTGCATCAAATCAAATAGAAATTAAGGCGACCAAAACGAAAAGTGTCAGCCACAAGAAGATCGAAGACAGCCCAAGAGAGAAACCTGTGCCTCTAGCTGAGATTGTACagaaaagggaaaagcGGGGGAGGAAAGTTGATTACTCTGATTCGagtgaggaagaaggagaaatCAGAGGTCGACCCAAAGCAAAGATCATATCGGACGATGCCGCTCGCCCTAACAAGCATAAACGTCGTGATTCAGAGTCAAGACGCAAGCCGAGTAAAGATCGTAATGACAACAACAAGCGAGATGCTGAAGGTCGAAGAATAGGAGACAATCTCCGTACACAGAGTCAACAACCTAAGTCATCTCGCGAGACATCTTTGCATCGTAGTCCGCCCGAAATGACCGTCAACTTGGCAAGTCGGCGAAGCCAGCCTGCCGACCCAGAAGCACTTCGTGACCGGTACGAAGAGCTCTATCCAGCTTACAATTTGCTTGCAAACAAGCTTTCCAAAATCCACCAGATGGCTGAAAGTGGGGAAGAAGTGGGATCAAGCGAAGCAGAGATTAAGAAGATGGTTGGCAAATGGGAGAAGTGGCATAAAGAGCTGACTGAAATTCGGCGGTGGTTTGGGGAAGTATGA
- a CDS encoding uncharacterized protein (Similar to TIGR gene model, INSD accession AAW43033.1), with the protein MATFKDVTVKNAKTLIPYVKPNWGADLPQKDLKATWLGHACTLVEMPVAAYAEGNTGGQRGVRVLFDPVLGSSMAFWGLGPARESTTPCEIEEIPEIDIIAISHNHYDHLDLPTLITLLKAQRDKYSSSPVLLLPLNNRHIVSGLPIDKEKIVELDWWEGREIEVEGVGKVRLVCTPCQHSTARYPWDRDKSLWSSWVIQDRSSAENTNPASVWFGGDTGYCTMHMDIHTGTHPTVTNPKALPQDVCPAFKEIGERLGPFTLGLIPIGAYSPRLVMSPLHAAPVDSVRMFEDTKCKQAIAIHWGTFRMTNERFTEPPEKLKEAMEEAGLETSLFNVCKLGESRSYK; encoded by the exons ATGGCTACGTTCAAAGATGTCACTGTGAAGAACGCAAAAACACTCATCCCTTACGTGAAGCCAAATTGGGGTGCTGATCTACCGCAGAAAGATCTCAAAGCTACTTGGCTAGGGCATGCCTGCACGCTCGTGGAGATGCCTGTTGCCGCTTATGCCGAGGGTAATACTGGAGGCCAAAGAGGTGTAAGGGTACTCTTTGATCCTGTTTTGGGATCTAGTATGGCGTTCTGGGGGCTGGGTCCTGCTCGGGAAAGCA CCACACCTTGCGAGATCGAAGAAATTCCAGAAATTGATATCATA GCAATTTCACATAACCATTATGACCACCTTGACCTTCCAACACTCATCACCCTCCTAAAGGCACAGCGTGACAAATACTCGTCGTCGCCTGTCCTCTTGCTCCCGCTGAATAACCGGCATATTGTTTCGGGGTTGCCCATAGATAAAGAAAAGATCGTGGAGCTCGATTGgtgggaaggaagagaaatTGAGGTTGAGGGTGTGGGTAAAGTAAGGCTTGTTTGTA CTCCGTGCCAGCATTCTACCGCCAGATATCCTTGGGATCGGGATAAGTCCTTGTGGTCTTCCTGGGTAATACAAGACCGATCAAGCGCCGAGAATACAAACCCAGCATCT GTCTGGTTTGGTGGCGACACGGGGTACTGCACAATGCATATGGATATTCATACAGGCACTCACCCGACAGTCACCAACCCTAAAGCTTTACCTCAAGATGTTTGTCCAGCCTTCAAGGAGATTGGCGAGCGTCTTGGCCCGTTCACCCTTGGTCTCATTCCGATCGGAGCATACTCTCCCCGCCTTGTCATGTCCCCATTACACGCAGCGCCTGTAGATTCCGTCCGCATGTTTGAGGATACG AAATGCAAGCAAGCTATCGCAATCCATTGGGGAACATTTAGGATGACAAATGAGAGGTTTACCGAGCCACCTGAGAAGCTGAAAGAAGCTATGGAGGAAGCAGGTCTTGAAACCAGTCTTTTTAACGTTTGTAAACTGGGAGAGAGTCGTAGTTACAAGTAG
- a CDS encoding uncharacterized protein (Similar to TIGR gene model, INSD accession AAW43090.1) yields the protein MTTKTTRKTLLPPSPLTLPASVPSVLLEERSPSLEGPTDSQSYFMAQETPTQPPLPKSIPIPATRRRSKSYIYTSSPHSPNSVLPLNPGSTSYRLSASSRLSDSTATKMSQLTLETSPVKRHKLGVNCDGSQQWGHKTCESNMKQNDGGLGLSTGCSSSHASAENSDITVQKNTPIPNRSVSNEQPSSQKRLNEQGQGHTVCPLEDCQRTTGATRV from the coding sequence ATGACAACAAAGACGACCAGAAAAACGCTTCTTCCGCCTTCACCTCTCACCCTCCCTGCATCCGTACCTTCCGTCCTTTTAGAAGAGAGAAGTCCCTCGTTAGAGGGTCCTACAGACAGCCAAAGTTACTTCATGGCTCAAGAGACGCCTACACAGCCGCCATTACCCAAGTCTATTCCTATACCCGCGACAAGAAGGCGAAGCAAGTCTTACATTTACACGTCGTCTCCGCATAGCCCAAATTCTGTCCTTCCCTTGAACCCAGGCAGCACCAGTTATCGATTGTCCGCATCTAGCAGACTGTCTGATAGTACGGCAACAAAAATGAGCCAGCTTACGCTGGAAACGAGTCCTGTGAAGAGACATAAGCTTGGTGTCAATTGTGATGGATCTCAACAATGGGGTCACAAGACTTGCGAAAGCAATATGAAACAGAATGATGGAGGTTTGGGTCTGTCAACTGGATGCAGCTCCTCTCATGCCTCTGCCGAAAATTCAGACATAACGGTGCAGAAGAACACGCCCATCCCGAATCGGTCCGTTTCGAACGAGCAACCTTCTTCCCAAAAGCGCTTAAACGAACAAGGACAAGGGCATACTGTCTGTCCTCTAGAGGACTGTCAACGAACAACGGGCGCTACTAGAGTATGA
- a CDS encoding uncharacterized protein (Similar to TIGR gene model, INSD accession AAW43073.1) — protein sequence MPSHDKPQGGYDSTPLTPSTSRTYTLRITFHKATNLPVADFGSQTSDPFILAQATTSHKLRHSQDPYLRFRTNTVRKTLEPVWEAPWVIAGVPEDGLKLSVRIYDEDPEDHDDRLGKLEINTGPIDEKWQGFKKKSFKVKKTGADLRAYALRWTCVMLAGHDLHAHVVISIEMLGQTKREMGKAYTINGFWWKHYSPVIGRLTGTKARDDQGVERYNFQANEIQLIGPVPNELYHRYVDFKPFVSGMFTAKGIRGKILNRALHHQHERLYNYDRQTEYGVFPETEEGKDPDQDVTKKFLDLVHHDQGARIFTFIITLDGLFRFTETGKEFGIDLLSKHTMHGDVNIYIAWSGEFMVRRLSNPSKSPSDPSQHTHPAEEFPGGPPKSSPPVDPAKYELIIDNDSGTYRPNKDLIPVFRKFLERNLPGLKIVVMACDDDKLQKMKDEQRKTKLKEGDGIVYGQGSVSSLASGSNASISSSDQESLNERARTMQEDRGDSAPSGSKLEKGVEALENPKGTLTSAIGKERQE from the exons ATGCCATCACACGACAAGCCGCAAGGAGGATACGATTCCACCCCCCTCACTCCGTCCACATCTCGCACATACACACTTCGCATCACATTTCACAAAGCAACAAATCTGCCAGTCGCAGATTTTGGGTCGCAAACATCTGACCCATTCATTCTCGCTCAAGCAACTACTTCACACAAATTACGACACTCTCAAGACCCATACCTTCGCTTCAGGACCAACACTGTCCGTAAAACGCTCGAACCTGTATGGGAAGCTCCTTGGGTTATTGCCGGGGTACCGGAAGACGGATTAAAGCTTAGCGTAAGGATTTACGACGAGGATCCAGAGGATCATGATGATCGTCTAGGTAAACTTGAAATCAACACTGGGCCAATAGACGAAAAATGGCAAGGATttaagaagaagagcttCAAAGTAAAAAAGACAGGAGCCGATCTGAGAGCTTATGCTTTACGCTGGACCTGTGTCATGCTAGCCGGTCATGATCTTCATGCACATGTAGTGATCAGCATTGAAATGCTAGGCCAAACCAAAAGAGAAATGGGTAAAGCATACACTATTAATGGGTTTTGGTGGAAACATTACAGTCCAGTGATTGGCCGCCTGACGGGAACAAAAGCTAGGGATGACCAAGGAGTAGAAAGGTACAA TTTCCAGGCCAATGAAATACAGCTCATCGGACCAGTTCCGAACGAGCTCTATCATCGCTATGTGGACTTTAAGCCATTTGTCTCTGGGATGTTCACAGCGAAGGGTATTAGGGGGAAGATCCTGAATAGGGCTTTGCACCATCAGCATGAAAGATTGTACAACTATGATCGCCAGACAGAATATGGAGTCTTTCCTGAgacagaagaaggcaaagaTCCTGATCAAGATGTAACAAAAAAGTTCTTGGATTTGGTCCATCATGACCAAGGAGCGAGGATCTTCACTTTTATCATTACCTTGGACGGCCTTTTCCGGTTCACCGAGACCGGAAAAGAATTTGGAATCGATTTGCTGAGCAAACACACTATGCATGGCGATGTCAAC ATTTATATTGCATGGTCGGGGGAATTCATGGTGCGGCGTCTGTCGAATCCCTCAAAGTCTCCTTCCGACCCATCTCAGCACACTCACCCCGCTGAAGAATTTCCTGGTGGTCCCCCCAAATCCTCTCCTCCTGTCGACCCGGCTAAATACGAGCTCATTATCGACAACGATTCTGGTACCTATAGACCCAACAAAGATCTCATCCCTGTTTTCCGCAAATTCCTCGAACGCAACTTGCCTGGTTTGAAAATCGTTGTCATGGCTTGTGACGACGACAAGCTacagaagatgaaggatgaACAGCGCAAGACGAAGCTCAAGGAGGGTGATGGTATTGTTTACGGGCAAGGCAGTGTGTCGAGTTTGGCTAGCGGAAGCAATGCTAGTATAAGCTCGAGTGATCAAGAGAGTTTGAATGAGAGGGCCAGAACCATGCAAGAAGATCGTGGGGATAGTGCCCCGTCGGGTAGCAAATTGGAAAAGGGCGTAGAAGCGCTGGAGAACCCAAAGGGCACTTTGACAAGCGCGATTGGCAAGGAGAGGCAAGAGTGA